The Microbacterium amylolyticum genome includes the window ATTCCTTCGTCCGGACATACATCGTCGTTTTCACAGGGATGACCGCCATCACGCTCGTATTGGGCGCACTCGTGACCCGCTGGCTCGTCACACTCGCCTTCCGGCGCCTCGGACAGGTCGAAGACACGGCGATGCGCATCGCCGAGGGCAACTTCCAGCAACGGATGACCGATATCGAGCCGACGACCGAGGTCGGCCGCCTCAAGCTCGCGATCAACACGATGCTCGACACACTTGACGAGTCCTTCGCTGAGCGCGACGCCACCGTCGATAAGATGCGCCGCTTTATCGGCGATGCCAGCCACGAGCTGCGCACCCCGCTGGTCAGTGTGCGCGGCTATGCCGAGCTTTTCCGGATGGGCGCGATCAACACCCATGAGGACACGGGAAAGGCGATGCAGCGCATCGAGAGCGAGGCAAAGCGGATGACCTCTCTCGTGGAGGACCTCCTCAACCTGGCCAGACTCGACGAACGCCGCGAGATGGAGATCACCGACGTCGACCTCCGCACAATCGCCCGCAACGCCGCGCTCGACGTCCAGGCTGCTGATCCCGGTCGCCGCATCAACGTCAACGACACAACCTTCGAGGCGCTGACCGGGCCGATCACGATCATCTCTTCGCGGGCACCGCATGCTCCCGATCCCGCTCCCCTCATCGCCGGCGAGGAGGAAGAAGAGGGACCGCCAACGGAAACCGCCGCCCTCCGGTGGACATCGGCCATTGCGAAGGCGCAGGCCTCAACGCGATCGTTCTTCCAAAAGCGCGGCGACAAGAAGCAGGACGACGATACCGCGGAGTCCTCGGGCGACGTCCATACGCTGGACTTTTCCGAGCCGGTCGCCGGGAAGCCCCTCGAGCAGCCACCGATCGTTCGCGGCAACGCTGAGAAGATCCAGCAGGTCATCGCGAACCTGCTGGGGAACGCCCGCAGATACAGCGCGGAAGATTCTCCCATTGAGTTGGAGGTCGGGATCGACCCGGAGAAGGACCTCGGCTGGATCTCTGTTGTCGACCACGGCGAGGGCATCCCAGAGGAGATCCGCCAGAAGATCTTCGAGCGCTTTTGGCGTGCTGATACCTCGCGCGCGCGAGAGACGGGCGGATCCGGGCTCGGCCTGGCCATCGTGGCGTCGATCGTCGAGCGCTTGAAGGGCTCCGTCTCGGTGTTTGAAACACCCGGTGGCGGCGCGACGTTCCAAGTGGGCTTCCCCCTCGTCCACCTGAACGAGGTGCCAAAGGAATTGGCCGAATAGGCCATTCACACGCGGCGTTTCCGCGATGTTGTCTGACGATCGGCTCGCGGCGCCGCACGGGGAAGATGCCGAGCCCCTAGCGTCGGTGGCACATCCCCGAAAGGAGCCGCGAATGGCACAGTTCACCGTCGACAGTACGCAGATTCTCGCTACGCAGAGCGAGGTGCAGGCCGCCTCAGAGCGCCTGCGCGCCGAGGTCGCCTTCCTCATGGGCAAGGTCCACCAGCTGGAGTCCTCGTGGCAGGGAGGTGCCTCGCAGGCCTTCCAGGGCTTGGCAGCGGAATGGCAGGTGGTGCACCTCCAGGTCGAAGAGGCGCTGCAGTCGATTGCGCGACGCCTGCAGGTTGCCGGAACGGGCTACCAGCAGGTCGAAATGGACGTCGCGAACATCTTCCGCTAAATCCGGACCGACCATGGCAGGAGCCCCTCGCCGCGTGTGCGGCGAGGGGCTCTCAACAAACAGGCTTCGTCAGATCAGAAGTCCATGCCGCCGGCCTCGGGGCCGGCAGCGCCTGCCGAAGCGGGCTCGGGCTTCTCGGCAACGACGACCTCGGTCGTCAGGAACAGACCAGCGATCGATGCAGCGTTCAGCAGCGCCGAACGCGTCACCTTTGCCGGGTCGATGATGCCGGCTGCCAGCATATCGACGTACTCGCCCGTGGCGGCGTTGAGGCCGTGACCCGTGGCGAGTTCGGCAACCTTCGCGGCCACAACACCGGGCTCGAGGCCAGCGTTGAGGGCGATCTGCTTGAGCGGTGCTTCGATGCTGACGCGAACGATGCGTGCACCGGTTGCCTCGTCACCCGAGAGGTCGAGCTTGTCGAACGCCGTGATGGCGGCCTGGATCAGCGCGACGCCACCACCGGGGACGATGCCCTCTTCGACGGCTGCCTTCGCGTTGCGAACGGCATCCTCGATGCGGTGCTTGCGCTCCTTGAGCTCCACCTCGGTTGCGGCACCCGCCTTGATGACGGCAACGCCGCCGGCGAGCTTCGCGAGGCGCTCCTGGAGCTTCTCGCGGTCGTAGTCGCTGTCGGTTGCTTCGATCTCGCGGCGGATCTGGGTCACGCGACCGTCGATCTGCTCCGAGTTGCCGGCGCCCTCAACGATGGTCGTCTCGTCCTTGGTGACGATGACCTTGCGTGCGCGGCCCAGGAGGTCGAGCTCGGTGTTCTCCAGCTTGAGACCGACCTCTTCCGTGATGACCTGGCCACCCGTGAGGATCGCGATGTCCTGCAGCTGCGCCTTACGACGGTCGCCGAAGCCCGGTGCCTTGACGGCAACGGCCTTGAAGATGCCACGGATCTTGTTCAGCACCAGCGTCGCAAGAGCTTCGCCCTCGACGTCCTCGGCGATGATGACGAGCTCCTTGCCCGCCTGCATGACCTTCTCGACGACGGGGAGAAGATCCTTGATGTTCGAGATCTTCTGGTTCGCGATGAGGATGTAGGGCTCTTCGAAGACGGCTTCCTGGCGCTCAGGGTCCGTGACGAAGTAGGGGTTCAGGTAGCCCTTGTCAAAGCGCATACCCTCGGTGAGCTCGAGCTCGGTGCCGAAGGCCTGAGCCTCTTCCACCGTGACAACGCCCTCCTTGCCAACCTTGTCGATGGCCTGAGCGATGAGCTCGCCGATCTCGGGGTCAGCGGCGGAGATCGATGCGGTCGCCGCGATCTCTTCCTTCGACTCGATCTCCTTGGCGTTCACCAGAAGCTCGGCGGAGACAGCCTGAACGGCCTTCTCGATGCCGCGCTTCAGGCTGATCGGGTCGGCTCCGGCTGCAACGTTGCGCAGGCCCTCGCGGACGAGCGCCTGAGCGAGAACGGTCGCCGTCGTCGTGCCGTCGCCAGCGACGTCATCGGTCTTCTTGGCGACCTCCTTGACGAGCTCCGCGCCGATCTTCTCGTACGGGTCGTCGAGCTCGATCTCCTTGGCGATCGACACACCGTCGTTCGTGATTGTGGGGGCGCCCCACTTCTTCTCCAGCACGACGTTGCGGCCACGCGGGCCGAGCGTCACCTTGACGGCGTCGGCCAGCTGGTTGAGGCCGCGCTCGAGACCGCGACGGGCCTCCTCGTCGAAAGCGATCATCTTTGCCATGTGTTGTCGTCCCTCCCGGACGTAAGGCGGGTAGTCATTAGCACTCGATCTACCTGAGTGCTAAGAGCATTCTGGCACTCGACCCCCTCGAGTGCAAACCCCCTGAGCGTGTGCGTCACGAACGCACAGCAACCGTCAGCGTCGCATCAACCTCGAGCGCGTCGGCGCTGGGCCCCGCGGCGATTCGGTACGCCCCCGGCTGCACGCGCAACGCGCCCGCATGCACCCAGTCCTCCGGCGCCCCCTCGATTCGCAGCTCGTCGTCCCACACGGCCAAGCGGCGGGCGTCGAAACTCAGCTCGACCTCGCGCGATTCACCCGGCTCCAAGCGCACGCGTTCGTACGCCACCAGCGCAGGATGATGGTGCGTGGGTTCCGGAGCTGCCACTTGCGGTTCCGAAAGCTGCACGTCCTCGTAACGCACAGCGGAGTATGTGCAGCCGTGTCCGAAGGCGAAGGCATACGGCTCGGGGTGGTGGCGGTACGTGGCCTGCTGGCGCAGTGTGTCGTAGTCGAACAGATCGCCCGCCTGTGCGGGATCCGCCGGCCACGATTGAGCAAGACGCCCCGTCGGCTCAACGTCACCACTGAGAACATCGACAAGCCCGTTCCCCAGCTCCTGTCCGCCGTGGCTCGACCAGACGATCGTTTCCGCCGCGAACGCGTCGCCAAGAACGTACGGATAGCTCGAGACGATCGTCAGAACAACCTGTTCCGCGTGCCGGCGCGCAATCCGCCACACCTCGGCAAAGACCTCCGGAAGCATCAGATGGGGACGATCAGCTGTTTCGCGTCCGGCGAGATGGGGGTCGTTGCCGACGGCGACGAGGACAACATCGGCAGCAACAGCCGCTTCCGCGATCGCCTGCTGACCGGAGCGGACGATCCGTGCCCCGAACCGCTCGGCCTCGTCCAGGGTGACCCCGTCGGCCAAAACGAGCCCGCCGCCGCGAGCGACCGGAAGGTGAGCAGCCCGTCGCCCCAGTCGGTCATCTCGAACAGGGTATCGTCGGTCGCCTCATCGCTGTCCGCGGTGATGACCGTTCCATCGGACGATGCCCGGATAAAGCAACCGTTCGTCGCGCGCAGAGCAATAGTGTCGGCGCCCGTGTGGCAACGGGCGTTCCGACGACCTCGCGTAGCGCCCGCAGATCGTGACCTTGTCGCACCACACCGCGGAAGACATCGCTGTCGGCTCCCGCATGCGGGAGCATCGCCGAGTGAAAGCGCTCAGCGCCCGCTCGCTGGATTGCGTCCCGTTGCTCGAGATAGCAGACGAGCATCTGGTCGGAGCTGAACCGCCGGAAGTCCAGCGACTGTGTGGGGTTGACGAGGTAGGGCATCCGCCGAGGAGGAAGAATCTCCCCGAAATCGGCGTAACGCTGCGACCAGAAGGCCGTACCCCACGCATCGTTGAGCGCCGCGATCGTGCCGTATTTCTCGCGCAGCCAGGTACGGAATTCGCGTGCTGCCTCATCGCCGTAGTCGATCTGCCCGTACTCGTTGCCGATGTGCCCCATTCGCACGGCGGGGTGATGGGCGTAGCGCGTCGCAAGGTCACGCGTGATCGACAGGGCATGTTCGCGGTAGACGCGCGAGGACGGCGAGAACTGATTGCGCGATCCGGGCACAAGGCGAACACCCTCGCGGTCGACGGGCAGCGTCTCGGGATAGCGCACCCCAAGCCACGGCGGGGGTGACGCGGTGGTGGTAGCGAGGTCAACGGCGATCCCGCCGTCGTGCAGAAGTTCCAGCACCTCGTCTAACCACGCGAACTCTCGGCGTCCCGGCTCGGGCTCGATCATCGCCCAGCTGAAAACGCCAACGGTGACGAGATTGACCCCCGCTTCGCGCATCAGATCGACGTCTTCTCGCCAGGTTTCGCGAGGCCATTGCTCCGGGTTGTAATCGCCGCCGACGCCAATGCCGATGTCTGCGCTGAGCGCAGAAAACGTGCCGGGAACATGAGGTGTCGGTGACATCAGCGTCAGACTCTCCAGACATCTATCGAAGCGCTTCAACACGGTGACGATATACTAGACACGTGCCGTTGTCCATGAAGACCCACTCAGCCCTCCACGTGCTGCGATATAGCACCCCCGCGCGCGTCTGGACCGACGCGCTACCGGTCGGGAACGGCCACCGCGGTGCCATGTGCGCCGGCGAATACGCCGGCGAAAAACTCTGGCTCAACGATGCCGAGGCGTGGTCGGGAACACCGGAACATGACCCTCTTGCGAGCCTCGCTGATCGCGGTCCCGAGGCCCTCGCCCGGATGCGCGACGCCCTGGCGGCCCTCCCGCGAACCTCCAGGGCATCTGGAACGCTCAGCTTCCCGGCCCCTGGTCCAGCGCGTATACGACGAACATCAACATGGAAATGGCGTACTGGCCAGCCGAGACGACATCCCTTCCCGAATGCCACGAGCCGCTTCTCGATTTCGTGGCGCGCGTCGCGACAAAAACCGGCCCCGCCGCCGCGCGTGCTCTCTACGACGCTGATGGCTGGGTTCTGCACCACAATTCCGACATCTGGGGGTACGCGGCACCCGTCGGAGCAGGCCACGGTGACCCTGCGTGGGCCTGCTGGCCCATGGGTGGCGTCTGGCTCAGTCTGCACATGTGGGACCGTTTCACCTTCGACCAGGATCTGCGCGCGCTGCGTGATGAGGCGTGGCCCGTTCTTGAAGCAACGGCACGCTTCGCACTCAGCTGGGTCCAAACCGATGGCGAGACCGCCTGGACAGCACCCTCAACCTCGCCCGAGAACCACTACCTCGACGAATCCGGGCAGCAGCTCGCCATCACCATGACCGCGACGATGGACGCCGAACTGCTGCGAGCGCTCTCCGACGCCTGCACACGAGCAGCACAGGCCCTGGGCCGCGATGACGCATGGGTCACCGAACTTCGCGCGCACGTCGATCTGTTACCGCCCGTTCGCATCGCCGCCGACGGCAGCATTGAGGAGTGGGCTGAGCCACTCACCCCCGCAGAACCGGACCACCGCCATCTCTCCCATCTAGTCGGCCTGTTCCCTCTGGGGAGTATGACGCCCAGCCGCACACCGGACCTCGCGCGCGCGGCCGCGACCTCGATCGTGAACCGCGGCGCGGAGTCAACGGGCTGGGCGTTGGCGTGGCGCGCCGCGATGTGGGCACGCCTCGGTGAGGGTGCGCGCGTGCACGGACAGCTGCGCATGCTGCTGCGCCCCGCCGAAGACGCGGCAGGACAGCACCGTGGCGGGGTGTACCACAATCTGTTCAGCGCACACCCGCCATTCCAGATCGACGGGAATCTCGGATTCACCGCAGCCATCGCAGAAGCACTCGTGCAGTCGCACGAGCAGGAGATCCGGTTGCTTCCCGCGCTTCCGCCCTCGTGGGTGACGGGAAACATCACCGGCATCCGGTGCCGCGGTGGCATCACCGTGGACGTCGCGTGGGCGAACGCTCGAGTAACGCGGGTCACCGTGCGGAGTGCGTCCCGCACCGCCACCACCCTCTCCGGACCGGGACTCCCCGCTGTACGTTGCGATATTTCCCCGAATCGCGCCATGATCATCGAGTCAAAGGAAACCTCATGACGACGATCGCCGATGTTGCGCGGGCCGCACGCGTGTCCATTTCCACCGTTTCGTATGTCCTCAGTGGCAAGCGAACCATTTCACCCGACACCAAGGAACGCGTCACACAGGCTATTGCCGATCTGAACTACAGTCCTCACGCGAGCGCCCGGTCTCTCGCGTCGCGGTCGACGCAGGTGATCGGCCTCCAGGCTCCCCTCCGCGCGGGCGTGGACGTGCACGTTGTGATGGAGATCGTCGCGGGCATCGCACGCGCCGCGCGCGCCAATCGCTACAACATTCTTCTGCTCACCGGTGACGATTCCGAAGCACTCGAGCACGCCGCCCGGGCATCGGCGGTTGACGCTCTTGTGGTCATGGATGTCGAATCCACTGATCCGCGCATCGAGACCGTGAAGAATCTCCCGGCGCCGAGCGTTCTCATCGGCCTCCCCTCCGAGTCCGGCGACGCGCACTGTGTCGACTTCGACTTCGAGGCCGCTGGCCGGCTCGCCGCTGCGCGGCTCGCCGAGCTGGGGCACAAGCGCGTGGCGCTGTTCGGCGCACCTCAGGAAGTCATGGAGCGGCACACTTCCTACGTTGACCGGCTCCGCCAGGGGTTTATCGGCGGGTGCGAAGAACACGGACTGAGCGGATCCGTTCACGCCTGCCCGACCTCAACGGACGCGCGAGCAACCGTCGACGGAATTTTCGCCGAGAACCCCTCAATGACGGGCGTTCTTTTCCACAACGAGGGCGCTCTCCCTCACGTCGCCCCGCGCATCATCGCCGGCGGACGAGACGTCATCGCCATGTGTCCGGAGCATCTCGCACGCACCGTGCCGGGACTCACCGACACCATCATCGTGCCTGCAGAGGATATCGGCGCTGCCGCAGCGCGCGCCGCACTGGACCTGCTGGCGGGAACCAAGCGCGACAGAATCGAGCTGCTGCCGCCACGGCTCGGCTCCACCAGCGCTGAGGCGTGAACTGATGCGGATCGACACCGATAGCCGAACCCTGCAGGGCGCGACGACCTTCCTATCGTTCATCGGCCTGAACGTGTTGCTCCTTCTGACCTGTCTTCCGATCATCACAATCGGGGCGGCAACCAGCGCCCTCTTTCGCGTCAGTAGATCCACCCGTAGAGAGGGAAGTACGAGAACAGGAACACCAGCACGAGCAGCGGGACGATAACGAGGAACATCCCGAAGGACTTCCTTCCGCCGCGTTGCCGCTGTTTGCGTACTCGTGCCTGCGGCGAACGCTCACAGCATGTCTCACAACATTCCGCACAGATCACGTCAAAACGCCGCCCGGCGAGGCATGCTCGCGAGCGGCGTTTTGGGGAAATCGGGCGTCGGCGCCCCTATCCAACAGGGCGAACGGCTTCAGCCTGCGGACCCTTCTGGCCGGCGCCGACCGAGAACTCCACGGACTGGCCCTCGTCGAGGATGCGGAAGCCGTCCATCTCGATATTCGAGTAATGAACGAAGACGTCCTGGCTACCGTCGGCCAGGGTGATAAACCCGAAGCCCTTCTCAGCGTTAAACCACTTCACAGTGCCCTGGGCCATGCTCACTCCTGATGCTGCGGTGCGTTACCCAGACCGGGTAACGGGAGTGATGCTACCGTCGAAATTCGCCGGTCAAGAGCGAAAATCGGCACGTTTGACAGAAGCGTCGCAAGATCTTTACGGCGCGGAAACACGGTCGGTGCCAACGACCACCGTCAGCCCGCCATCCGACAGGCTCGCAAACTCATCACTGTGGGTGACGGTGTCAACGGCAAGAGCGTTTGCGAGCCCCCTCGCCGCGGCCTCATCCTCGCTCCCCGAATAGTAGACAGCCGTCGTCGGGATGTCGTCCGCATCAGACGGCAGGGGAACAACTGCCCCCTCATCCCACCCCATCTGGATAATGCTGTCGCGCATCTGATCTCCGGTGTCCGGACTCCAGGTCCCGTTGAGGATCACAACCGTGTACGACGTGTCGACAACGGGCTGGGTCTGTTCCGTGCGCGGTGACAGCTCAGGGAGCGAAATCGTCTCGTTGCGAGACAACGTCAAGAACGCGATGATGCCGATGCCTGTGAGAATTCCCACCGCGAGCAACCACCACAGCAAAACGACCAGGCCGTGGAACCGTGCACGCTGGGCGCGATGGGCGCCAACACGCTGCGCATCGCGCGGAACATCATCGAAACTGTCTCGAGGGAACGTCATCCGGGACATTGTCTACCGGGTCATCGAAGGAGCCGCGCACGGTGCGCAGCACGCTGTTCGCGCAGACGACGGAGCCGGGCAACGAGCATCGGAGCGTGCTCCCACGCCGCAGGGTCATCAACGAGTCGAGCGAGGAGCTGGTAGTAACGTGCCGGCTCGAGATCCAGGTGAGCGCGAATCGCCTCTTCCTTCGCACCGGAGGGACGGGGCCATTCGCTCTCAAACGCCAGAACCGCGCGCGCACGTTCGTCAAGACTCGCCACCGCCGCGTCGTCGTGCTGCACGTCCGTCATCACAGCAGGATAATTCGTCACTCCTATGGTCCCGCCGAGACACTCCCGAGATCGTCAGGGAAGGCGCGCAATCCACCCGCCGAGCGGATCAGACAGGGCGATCACCTCACCGTCGACCGCCAGCGCAAACCCCTCGGCACCGTCAGCGATCGGCGTGCTCCACGCATCATGCAACCGCGGACTGTCGAGGGTGATCCATCGCGCATCCATCCCGCGAATCGCGTCGATCAGCCGCTCGCGCGCGACGCGCGGAATGTGCGGAAGAACGCCGGGCGTTGAGATCACGAGCGTCGCATCCTTCGGCGCTTGCGCAGCGAGCGCGGCCAGCGCATGACCATCCGCCGCATCCCCCGCCACGAGCAGAGGAGGGGACGCTGCGGCGACATCGAGCGCGGCGTTCACTCTCTGTGCACGCTGATCCTCTCCCGGCCACACCAGACCCGCGATCCACGCGCGGTCCTCCGCCTCATCGGCACGGCGCGGCTGAACATCAATTCCGGCGCGCCACACGACATTCGGCAAACGCGACGGAGCGTTCACCCCGCGCAGATCCGATGTCAGGACCACCGCGCTCTCCCGCTCGTCCGGGTCGAGGGAGATCACCCGGCCCGCGTCGTCGCGAAAGCGATACGAATAGCGATCGGGGAACAAACACAGGCCCGCGCTGGCGCCCAGCTCAAGAAGAGCGATGGGGCCGGCCACGCGCTCCAGCGCGAGCAGAAGGGGCACACAGCGCAGCGGCTCGTTCGTCTGGGTGGTGCGAACGGCGCACTCCGCGACAACACGCTCCTGGTTCGCCCACACGAACTCCGCCCAGGCGGAGTAGCTCTGGAGCGGAGCGCCCAGCATCCGCGTCACAGCGAAAACGACGGGCGGCTGGCGATGGGGCGAAGGGAGGGGTGCGAACACACCGGCGATGCGGGCGTCATCCGCCACTCCAGCGGCCCACTCCGCGTACCGAGCACTGCGGCCAGGAGCCTCATCGCGCGCAAATCGCGCGAATCGTTCCTGCACCTCGTTGATCGCCTCGCTCATCCCCCTATTCTGCTGTGCGCCGCCGCCGTGACGCGCCAACGTCACGTGTCGATCACACCCAGCCGATGCCCGCCAGACAGACGTAACCTGGAGGCATGGCATACGAGGTCGAGAAGTCGGAAGAGGAGTGGCGCGCCGAGCTGACGCCCGAGCAGTACGCAGTGCTCCGCGAAGCGGGAACGGAGCGCGCGTGGACGGGAGAGTTGCTCGACGAAGAGCGCTCGGGCCTGTACACCTGCGCAGGATGCGGCGCCGAGCTTTTTCAGGCGGACACGAAGTTCGACTCGCACTGCGGGTGGCCGAGCTTCTACGAGTCGGTTCGCCCCGATGCCGTTGAGCTCATCGATGACACAAGCCTCGGCATGGTGCGCACAGAGGTGCGCTGCGCGGCCTGCGGCGGCCACCTCGGGCACGTCTTCCCTGACGGCTTCGGCACGCCAACGGGCGACCGCTACTGCATGAACTCCCTGTCGCTGAACTTCACGCCC containing:
- a CDS encoding sensor histidine kinase, with the protein product MTVGVLAAGLLSAGLGTMPILQTMLVSYTDTSVQQLSGTDVYETVFDVGNAPDTGAIVISAKNPAPRTEYIVALYHTDGTLIDISGGDQDPALTPVFPTTLTVQDAFLNQDRVFALDTLRGSSYRASVSPVEVQSGATSGLYAQLVAQPLTEADSFVRTYIVVFTGMTAITLVLGALVTRWLVTLAFRRLGQVEDTAMRIAEGNFQQRMTDIEPTTEVGRLKLAINTMLDTLDESFAERDATVDKMRRFIGDASHELRTPLVSVRGYAELFRMGAINTHEDTGKAMQRIESEAKRMTSLVEDLLNLARLDERREMEITDVDLRTIARNAALDVQAADPGRRINVNDTTFEALTGPITIISSRAPHAPDPAPLIAGEEEEEGPPTETAALRWTSAIAKAQASTRSFFQKRGDKKQDDDTAESSGDVHTLDFSEPVAGKPLEQPPIVRGNAEKIQQVIANLLGNARRYSAEDSPIELEVGIDPEKDLGWISVVDHGEGIPEEIRQKIFERFWRADTSRARETGGSGLGLAIVASIVERLKGSVSVFETPGGGATFQVGFPLVHLNEVPKELAE
- a CDS encoding WXG100 family type VII secretion target, with the translated sequence MAQFTVDSTQILATQSEVQAASERLRAEVAFLMGKVHQLESSWQGGASQAFQGLAAEWQVVHLQVEEALQSIARRLQVAGTGYQQVEMDVANIFR
- the groL gene encoding chaperonin GroEL (60 kDa chaperone family; promotes refolding of misfolded polypeptides especially under stressful conditions; forms two stacked rings of heptamers to form a barrel-shaped 14mer; ends can be capped by GroES; misfolded proteins enter the barrel where they are refolded when GroES binds) produces the protein MAKMIAFDEEARRGLERGLNQLADAVKVTLGPRGRNVVLEKKWGAPTITNDGVSIAKEIELDDPYEKIGAELVKEVAKKTDDVAGDGTTTATVLAQALVREGLRNVAAGADPISLKRGIEKAVQAVSAELLVNAKEIESKEEIAATASISAADPEIGELIAQAIDKVGKEGVVTVEEAQAFGTELELTEGMRFDKGYLNPYFVTDPERQEAVFEEPYILIANQKISNIKDLLPVVEKVMQAGKELVIIAEDVEGEALATLVLNKIRGIFKAVAVKAPGFGDRRKAQLQDIAILTGGQVITEEVGLKLENTELDLLGRARKVIVTKDETTIVEGAGNSEQIDGRVTQIRREIEATDSDYDREKLQERLAKLAGGVAVIKAGAATEVELKERKHRIEDAVRNAKAAVEEGIVPGGGVALIQAAITAFDKLDLSGDEATGARIVRVSIEAPLKQIALNAGLEPGVVAAKVAELATGHGLNAATGEYVDMLAAGIIDPAKVTRSALLNAASIAGLFLTTEVVVAEKPEPASAGAAGPEAGGMDF
- a CDS encoding glycoside hydrolase family 3 C-terminal domain-containing protein encodes the protein MADGVTLDEAERFGARIVRSGQQAIAEAAVAADVVLVAVGNDPHLAGRETADRPHLMLPEVFAEVWRIARRHAEQVVLTIVSSYPYVLGDAFAAETIVWSSHGGQELGNGLVDVLSGDVEPTGRLAQSWPADPAQAGDLFDYDTLRQQATYRHHPEPYAFAFGHGCTYSAVRYEDVQLSEPQVAAPEPTHHHPALVAYERVRLEPGESREVELSFDARRLAVWDDELRIEGAPEDWVHAGALRVQPGAYRIAAGPSADALEVDATLTVAVRS
- a CDS encoding glycosyl hydrolase family 95 catalytic domain-containing protein, whose amino-acid sequence is MWNAQLPGPWSSAYTTNINMEMAYWPAETTSLPECHEPLLDFVARVATKTGPAAARALYDADGWVLHHNSDIWGYAAPVGAGHGDPAWACWPMGGVWLSLHMWDRFTFDQDLRALRDEAWPVLEATARFALSWVQTDGETAWTAPSTSPENHYLDESGQQLAITMTATMDAELLRALSDACTRAAQALGRDDAWVTELRAHVDLLPPVRIAADGSIEEWAEPLTPAEPDHRHLSHLVGLFPLGSMTPSRTPDLARAAATSIVNRGAESTGWALAWRAAMWARLGEGARVHGQLRMLLRPAEDAAGQHRGGVYHNLFSAHPPFQIDGNLGFTAAIAEALVQSHEQEIRLLPALPPSWVTGNITGIRCRGGITVDVAWANARVTRVTVRSASRTATTLSGPGLPAVRCDISPNRAMIIESKETS
- a CDS encoding LacI family DNA-binding transcriptional regulator encodes the protein MTTIADVARAARVSISTVSYVLSGKRTISPDTKERVTQAIADLNYSPHASARSLASRSTQVIGLQAPLRAGVDVHVVMEIVAGIARAARANRYNILLLTGDDSEALEHAARASAVDALVVMDVESTDPRIETVKNLPAPSVLIGLPSESGDAHCVDFDFEAAGRLAAARLAELGHKRVALFGAPQEVMERHTSYVDRLRQGFIGGCEEHGLSGSVHACPTSTDARATVDGIFAENPSMTGVLFHNEGALPHVAPRIIAGGRDVIAMCPEHLARTVPGLTDTIIVPAEDIGAAAARAALDLLAGTKRDRIELLPPRLGSTSAEA
- a CDS encoding DUF624 domain-containing protein → MRIDTDSRTLQGATTFLSFIGLNVLLLLTCLPIITIGAATSALFRVSRSTRREGSTRTGTPARAAGR
- a CDS encoding cold-shock protein, whose product is MAQGTVKWFNAEKGFGFITLADGSQDVFVHYSNIEMDGFRILDEGQSVEFSVGAGQKGPQAEAVRPVG
- a CDS encoding LytR C-terminal domain-containing protein; this translates as MTFPRDSFDDVPRDAQRVGAHRAQRARFHGLVVLLWWLLAVGILTGIGIIAFLTLSRNETISLPELSPRTEQTQPVVDTSYTVVILNGTWSPDTGDQMRDSIIQMGWDEGAVVPLPSDADDIPTTAVYYSGSEDEAAARGLANALAVDTVTHSDEFASLSDGGLTVVVGTDRVSAP
- a CDS encoding DUF3263 domain-containing protein, translated to MTDVQHDDAAVASLDERARAVLAFESEWPRPSGAKEEAIRAHLDLEPARYYQLLARLVDDPAAWEHAPMLVARLRRLREQRAAHRARLLR
- a CDS encoding DUF2332 family protein yields the protein MSEAINEVQERFARFARDEAPGRSARYAEWAAGVADDARIAGVFAPLPSPHRQPPVVFAVTRMLGAPLQSYSAWAEFVWANQERVVAECAVRTTQTNEPLRCVPLLLALERVAGPIALLELGASAGLCLFPDRYSYRFRDDAGRVISLDPDERESAVVLTSDLRGVNAPSRLPNVVWRAGIDVQPRRADEAEDRAWIAGLVWPGEDQRAQRVNAALDVAAASPPLLVAGDAADGHALAALAAQAPKDATLVISTPGVLPHIPRVARERLIDAIRGMDARWITLDSPRLHDAWSTPIADGAEGFALAVDGEVIALSDPLGGWIARLP
- the msrB gene encoding peptide-methionine (R)-S-oxide reductase MsrB translates to MAYEVEKSEEEWRAELTPEQYAVLREAGTERAWTGELLDEERSGLYTCAGCGAELFQADTKFDSHCGWPSFYESVRPDAVELIDDTSLGMVRTEVRCAACGGHLGHVFPDGFGTPTGDRYCMNSLSLNFTPDEA